Part of the Kineococcus aurantiacus genome, CAGCGAGAACGGGTCGAGGTTGACCACGCCGCCGAGGGTGAAGGTCAGCAGGGTCGAGGCGGTCAGGACCCTGGTGGTGCGGGTCCGGCGCCACAGCGGCAACCGCCCCGGCGTCGAGTCCGGCGTCGAGTCCTTGGCCGAGTCTTGGCTCGAGTGCTGGGTCGCGCGCGCGGTCGGGTCTTCGTGCCGTCGCCACGGCGAGGTCGGCGACTTGTGGGCAGCACGACGCGGCAAACCACGCACGAGAACACTCCTGACTCGGCCCGGCACTTGGTGGGCCGTGAGCTGCCCGATGCGTGGGTGTGCAGGTCGGGCGCTCTCGGCGGTGCCGGTGGTATCTCCTCGACCTCGGACTTCGAGGTCACCCAGAGATTAAGGGTCGTCACAGTGTGTTGATGACCGAAACGCAGACCCGTGTGCCCGAATGATCGGAAGTGATCACGCGGGGTAGTCCGCGATGACTACAGTGCACCGGCTTCAGCGCTCGAGGCAGACCTCATCCAGGCGCTAACGGGCCCCGGCGAGCGCCCGGCGGCCGGTAATGCCCGGCCCGCCCGCTAGATCGGCTCTGGCGTCTCGCCTGCGGCGTTGTGGAGCCTGTGGCCTCACTGCCCAGCACTGGCCACCGCCAGGGGTGGCGTGGGTGAGGCTAGGCACTGCTCCTGCCTGATGCGGTATGGCTCAAGTAGGCGCCGCCGCAGCCGATGCTGGGCTGGTGAGGTGGTGGCGCGACCGTCGAGGCTATGGCCAGCTGCGGTTGCCCTACGGCGGCGTCGCCTGCGTCGCAGCGGGTGGTTCGAGCAAGATCTGCGCACCCGGCGCCGACACCTGCTGCGGTCGCAGTGGCGTGAACTGACTCAGATCGTCGCGCTTCTGGCTCTGGCGGCTGTGTTGCTGGCCTACGCCTTCCGGCACCAGCCGCAGCTGCAGGCCGCGATCCTCGGTGCCTTCGCCGGGGCGCTGCTGGTCTCCGCGGCCGGCTTCTTGGCCCTGGCTGATGGCAGCCTGCTGGCCCGGCTGGGCCGCAGCATCGAGACCGACGTCGGCGATGAACTGCGCACCACCGCAGGTGTGTACGGGGTCATCTCCGCGATCGCCTTCGAACGCTTCGACGTCGACCACGTGGTGCTGGCCCCAAAGGCTGCTACGCGGTCGAGGTGAAGGCCCTCTTCGGGCGCCGGCACACCCTGCAGGACACCTACGGCCTGGCGGCCAAACTCGACCAGGCTCGCCGCGGTGCGCACAAGGTCAGTGCACTGCTGCGCAGTCACGGGCTCGACGTCGCGGTCCAGCCTGTGCTGGTCCTGGCCGGTCCGGGGGCTCCGGTCGTGCCCGGTGGTGCCATCAAGCACGAGGGCGTCTTGGTGGCCGCCTTCCGGGACAGCGATGACTGGCGCCCGGTGATGGCCGCCGAGGGACAGGCCCTGCCCCTCGCCACCGCAGCCCAGGCCGCGGACCGTCTGCTGGCCTTCTGCGATCAGCGAGACCAGCACCAACGCACTCGGCACCAGCGCAATGAGCAGCAGCGCTCAGCCAGGAAGCAGTCGACCAGGAAGCAGTCGACCAGGAAGCAGTCGACCAGGAAGCAGTCGACCACCGAGCCCGCGCGCCGGAGCCGGTAGCAGGGCACCTGCGGTCGCGGTCCGAGCTGAGCACAAGTGCGCTCGATGCCCGTCGGGGGAGCTGGTGCGGCGGGTTCACCCGATCCTGAGAGGGATGCCGACGAGTGCGACTCAGCTGCCGAGGCGGTAGCCGGTGCAGGCGCCGTCTCCATCGGTGCAGGCGCTGTGTTAGTCGGCGCAGTCGTTGCAGATCAACTGCCCGCTCGTGCCGCTTTGGCCGGCGTGTAGCTGGCTGCGGTGCTTGACCAGGAAGCAGCTGGAGCAGGTGAACTCATCCTGCTGGCGCGGCAGCACCCGCACCGCCAGCTCCTCACCGGACAAGTCCGCCCCGGGCAGCTCGAAGCCCTCGGCGGCTTCGGCCTCGTCCACATCGACGCTGGAGGAGCCCGCCTTGTCCGTGCGGTGGGCCTTCAGCTCCTCGATCGAGTCGGTCTCCAGGTCCTCATCGGTCTTGCGCGGTGCGTCGTAGTCGGTCGCCATGGGTGCCTCTCCTGATGTGGTGCACTGCCGCCTTGATGCTTAGACGGTTCCATCTCAATGGTCGTCAGAGCATGAAGCGCCGTACTCAACCACGTCACGACCGTGTCCATGCCCACGCCACACCACGTCGTGCCGCGGAGGAGTCCTGGCATGTCTGCGTCGGGCTGCCTGACGTCACGCTCTGGCCCGCAGCAGGCGGGCTGCGCCGGGACTGGTGGTGTCTGCACCGAGCAGCCCTCTGCCAGCGCTTGAGGACGAGCAGCTGGGCCACCGAGGCCCGGCCGTTGAGGCGCCAGGCTCAGGCGTGGGTGATGTCGGCGCTGGGACCATAACGCCACGGCGTGGTGCGCACGTAGCCGTGGCGTTCCAAACACGCATCGAGCTCCTCATGCGACCACAGCAGCCGGACGGGCAGGGCACCGGCCTCCAGCAGCTCCAAGGCTTCAGCGGCTTCCATGCCGTCGTCGACGGGCAGGCGGCTGTGCTCGCTGCCGTTGAGCATGCGCAGCACCAACTCGTCCTCGTGCAGGGTGCACGTCAGCCGCAGGGGAGGGAACGCCACGATCTGA contains:
- a CDS encoding DUF4193 domain-containing protein, whose product is MATDYDAPRKTDEDLETDSIEELKAHRTDKAGSSSVDVDEAEAAEGFELPGADLSGEELAVRVLPRQQDEFTCSSCFLVKHRSQLHAGQSGTSGQLICNDCAD